The genomic interval GACAACGCCAAGTACCTCTACCTCCACGTCGCGACCGAGCGACCCGACGTGCGGCCTGTCTGGCTCTCGAAGGACCGCGAGGTGGTCGCCGAACTCCAGTCGGCGGGCTACGAGGCCTACCACTGCTACTCGTTGCGGGGGCTGGCGCTGAACCTCCGGGCTGGCGTCGTCTTCCTCACGCACGGCCACCGAGACCTCGCGATGCCCTGCTGTGCGGGCGCGCTGAACGTGATGCTCTGGCACGGCCTCCCGCTCAAGCGCGTCTCGTGGGACGCCGGGTTCGCCGACGAACCCGCGGCCGTCCGGGCGGCCCACGCCCACATGGCCGGGGAGTTCGACCTGCTCACGGTTCCCGGCCCGCAGACGGGGCCGTTCGAGTCGGGGCTCCGAATCGACCGCGACCGGATGGTCGAGACGGGCTACCCCCGAAACGACGCGCTGTTCGACGCCGTGCCGGGCGAGCAGCTCGGCACAGACGCCGACGCGCTCGCCCGAGTTCGGGACCTCGCTGGCGACCGCCCGGTCGTCTGCTACCTCCCGACCTTCCGGGAGTGGGACCCCGGGGTAGTCGCCGAGAACGTGGACTTCGCGGCGCTGGAGGACTTCCTCGCCGACCGGGACGCCTACCTCGCGGTCAAGACCCACCCGAACGAGCGCCTCGACCTCTCGGCGCTCGACCTCGACCGCGTCGTCGAACTCCCCGAGGCGACCGACGCCTACCCCCTCCTGCGCCGGGCCGACGCGCTCG from Halorussus salilacus carries:
- a CDS encoding CDP-glycerol glycerophosphotransferase family protein encodes the protein MEGIRNGVRRAVGERARSLADALSFLAQWVLYRAVKALSFCWTRDDSLWAFGARAGGAFADNAKYLYLHVATERPDVRPVWLSKDREVVAELQSAGYEAYHCYSLRGLALNLRAGVVFLTHGHRDLAMPCCAGALNVMLWHGLPLKRVSWDAGFADEPAAVRAAHAHMAGEFDLLTVPGPQTGPFESGLRIDRDRMVETGYPRNDALFDAVPGEQLGTDADALARVRDLAGDRPVVCYLPTFREWDPGVVAENVDFAALEDFLADRDAYLAVKTHPNERLDLSALDLDRVVELPEATDAYPLLRRADALVTDYSSVYFDYLLLDRPVAFYAFDLDRYRAERGFYFEYDDVTPGPVARDFEGLLDALDRTLDAVVSDEDPDADRRRAVRESMLGESTANAVDSSARVYEAVRRRLGEGAVPDRESSARGSAE